In the genome of Rutidosis leptorrhynchoides isolate AG116_Rl617_1_P2 unplaced genomic scaffold, CSIRO_AGI_Rlap_v1 contig530, whole genome shotgun sequence, one region contains:
- the LOC139884300 gene encoding protein EPIDERMAL PATTERNING FACTOR 1-like, with protein sequence MKSVMCIVAIIIVLLLPLAHSRNLGQSRIHHGHHRSPQSTSRSEKGVKPMNYYWERTRHGGDTLQVAGSRLPDCSHACGSCTPCRLVMVSFVCSSIEEAETCPMAYKCMCRNKSYPVP encoded by the exons ATGAAATCAGTTATGTGTATCGTCGCAATAATCATCGTTCTTCTTCTTCCTCTGGCTCATTCAAGGAATCTAGGCCAATCCCGAATTC ATCATGGACATCATCGTTCGCCGCAATCTACAAGCAGATCAGAAAAAGGTGTGAAACCAATGAATTACTATTGGGAGAGAACTAGGCATGGAGGAGATACCCTCCAAGTTGCCGGGTCAAGGTTGCCGGATTGCTCTCATGCTTGTGGCTCGTGCACACCTTGTAGACTTGTTATGGTTAGCTTTGTTTGCTCGTCAATAGAAGAGGCTGAGACTTGTCCTATGGCTTACAAGTGCATGTGTCGTAACAAGTCTTATCCTGTTCCTTAG